ACGCTACGCGTCGCCTCCCGCGGCGCCCGGGTCCGCCGCCGACACATCGAGCAGCTGGTAGCGGTCGATCGCCTGCTTCAGCGCCGACCGGTCCACCTTGCCCTCCTTGGCCAGCTCGGTCAGCACCCCGACCACGATCGACTGGGCGTCGATGTGGAAGAAGCGGCGGGCCGCGCCACGGGTGTCCGCGAAGCCGAAGCCGTCCGCGCCCAGCGACTGGTAGGTGCCCGGCACCCAGCGCGCGATCTGGTCCGGCACCGACCGCATCCAGTCGGAGACGGCCACGAACGGCCCCTCGGCCCCGCTCAGCTTCCGGGTCACGTACGGCACCCGCTGCTCCTCCTCGGGATGCAGCAGGTTGTGCTCCTCGCACGCCACGGCCTCGCGCCGCAGCTCGTTCCAGGACGTCGCCGACCAGACGTCGGCCTTGACGTTCCACTCCTCGGCGAGGATCTTCTGCGCCTCGACCGCCCACGGGACGGCGACACCCGAGGCCATGATCTGCGCCGGGATCGACCCCGCGGTGCCCTCGCTCAGCCGGTGGACGCCCTTGAGGATGCCCTCGACGTCGACGTTGTCCGGCTCGGCCGGGTGCTGGATGGGCTCGTTGTAGACGGTGAGGTAGTAGAAGACGTCCTCGCCGTGCGGGTGCTCGGCGTCGCCGCCGTACATCCGGCGCAGACCGTCCTTGACGATGTGCGCGATCTCGTACGAGTAGGCCGGGTCGTAGGCGACACAGCCCGGGTTCGTCGAGGCGAGCAGCTGGGAGTGGCCGTCCGCGTGCTGGAGGCCCTCACCGGTCAGGGTCGTACGGCCGGCGGTCGCGCCCAGTACGAAACCGCGCGCCAGCTGGTCCGACATCTGCCAGAACTGGTCGCCGGTGCGCTGGAAACCGAACATCGAGTAGAAGACGTACACCGGGATCAGCGGCTCGCCGTGCGTGGCGTACGCCGAGCCCGCCGCGATCAGCGAGGCCGTGCAGCCGGCCTCCGAGATGCCGTCGTGCAGCATCTGGCCCTGCGGCGACTCCTTGTACGCGAGCAGCAGATCGCGGTCGACCGACTCGTACTGCTGGCCGAGCGGGTTGTAGATCTTCGCACTCGGGAAGAAGGAGTCCATGCCGAACGTGCGGTACTCGTCCGGCGCGATCAGTACGAACCGCTTGCCGAGCTCCTTGTCCCGCATGAGGTCCTTGAGGAGCCGGACGAAGGCCATGGTCGTCGCGATGGACTGGTGACCCGAGCCCTTCTTCACGGTCGCGTACGTCTTGTCGTCCGGCAGTGCCAGCGGCTGGGAGCGCACCACACGCGTCGGGACGTAACCGCCGAGCCCCTTGCGGCGGTCGTGCATGTACTGGATCTCCTCGGAGTCGCGCCCCGGGTGGTAGTACGGCGGCGGTCCGCTGTCCAGGTCCTTGTCGGCGATCGGCAGGTGCAGCCGGTCGCGGAAGCGCTTGAGGTCGTCGACCGTCAGCTTCTTCATCTGGTGCGTGGCGTTGCGGCCCTCGAAGTTGGGACCGAGCGTCCAGCCCTTGATCGTCTTGGCGAGGATCACCGTCGGCTGGCCCTTGTGCGCCTTGGCCGCCGAGAACGCCGCGAAGATCTTCTTGTGGTCGTGACCGCCGCGGCCCAGGTGCAGGATCTGGTCGTCGGTCATGCCCTCGACCATCGTGCGCAGCCGCTGGTCGTCGCCGAAGAAGTGGTCGCGGATGTACGCGCCCGTCTCGGTGGCGTACGTCTGGAACTGGCCGTCCGGCGTGGTGTTCATGCGGTTGACCAGCAGGCCGTCGCGGTCCTGGGCGAGCAGCGGGTCCCAGGTGCGGTCCCAGATGAGCTTGATCACGTTCCAGCCGGCGCCGCGGAAGATCGACTCCAGTTCCTGGATGACCTTGCCGTTGCCGCGCACCGGGCCGTCGAGGCGCTGGAGGTTGCAGTTCACCACGAAGGTCAGGTTGTCCAGGCCCTCACGGGCGGCGATGGACAGCTGGCCGAGCGACTCCGGCTCGTCCATCTCGCCGTCGCCGAGGAACGCCCACACATGCGACTTGGAGGTGTCCGCGATGCCGCGCGCCTCCATGTAGCGGTTCATCCGCGCCTGGTAGATCGCGCCGATCGGGCCGAGGCCCATCGACACGGTCGGGAACTCCCAGAAGTCCGGCATCAGCCGCGGGTGCGGGTAGGAGGACAGGCCGTACGGCGCCTTCGACTTCTCCTGGCGGAACGCGTCCAGGTTCTGCTCGCTGAGGCGGTCCAGCAGGAACGCGCGCGCGTAGATGCCCGGGGAGGCGTGGCCCTGGAAGAAGACCTGGTCGCCGCCGTCGCCCTCGTCCTTGCCCCGGAAGAAGTGGTTGAAGCCCACGTCGTAGAGGGAGGCGGAGGAGGCGAAGGTGGCGATGTGGCCGCCGACGCCGATGCCGGGGCGCTGCGCCCTGGACACCATCACCGCGGCGTTCCACCGGGTGGCGTTGAGGATCTTGCGCTCGATCTCCTCGTTGCCCGGGAAGAACGGCTCGTCCCTGGTCGCGATCGTGTTGACGTAGTCCGTGCTGCGCATCTCGGGCACGGCCACGCGCTTCTCACGCGCCCGCTCGATCAGCCGCAACATCAGATAGCGGGCCCGCTCCCGGCCGCGCTCGTCCACGGCGGCGTCGAGCGAATCGAGCCACTCCTGGGTTTCCTCGGGATCGAAGTCAGGAACCTGACTCGGAAGGCCGCCAATGATGATCGGGTTGCGATCTGATCCGGAAGCCACGCTGTTCCTTACCTGTCAGAGGGCCGTATTTCTGGGTGTCTGCACCGCTCCCCATCGTGTACCTCGGGGCGCCAAACGTCATCTCTACTGTTAGGTAACCGGCGCTTCGTGAACGGTGGAGTACCCACGCATGGTTCCCAAACTCACAAAGGGGGCAGATTGGTGTGGTGCGCGTCACCTTGAGACCATGAGGGTGTGCCTGGAGTTGCGGTGACACGTTCAGGATCGTCACCGTTTCGGCGGTCTGAACGGCCGGGTACTTGCGCGATCCGTCCCGCCCGTGTGGACTACGGCCAATGCTTCGCGCACGCGCGTGGCTGAGTTATTCCCAAGACATGATCAGGAGGCAACCCGTGAGCGCGACCGCGGACCACGCGGAGGAGCGGACGAGCCCTGCCGTCAGGCTGGGGTTCCAGCCCGAGCAGGTGGTCCAGGAGATCGGCTTCGACGACGACGTCGACCAGGAGCTCCGCGAGGCCATTGAGGAAGTCATCGGCAGCCAGCTGGTGGACGAGGAGTACGACGACGTCGCAGACGCCGTGGTGCTGTGGTTCCGCGACGAGGACGGCGACCTGACGGATGCGCTGGTGGACGCCACCACGTACATCGAAGAAGGTGGCTCGATCCTGCTCCTCACGCCCAAGACAGGCCGTGACGGCTACGTGGAGCCCAGCGACATCTCCGAAGCCGCGACCACGGCGGGACTGTCGGCGTCCAAGAGCGTCAGCGTCGGCAAGGACTGGAGCGGCAGCCGGCTGGTGACGCCCAAGGCCGCCAAGACCAAGAAGTAACCGGTGGCTGTGCCGGGTCGGGCCGAGGAGCCCGGCCCGGCCTCCTGCGCGACGCCCGGTGGCCGCTGCATAGGGTGGGTCCCACCCGAACAGCCCCACCGAAGGGACATCCACGACGATGGCGATCCAGGTCGGCGACAAGGCCCCCGACTTCG
The DNA window shown above is from Streptomyces chartreusis and carries:
- the aceE gene encoding pyruvate dehydrogenase (acetyl-transferring), homodimeric type — its product is MASGSDRNPIIIGGLPSQVPDFDPEETQEWLDSLDAAVDERGRERARYLMLRLIERAREKRVAVPEMRSTDYVNTIATRDEPFFPGNEEIERKILNATRWNAAVMVSRAQRPGIGVGGHIATFASSASLYDVGFNHFFRGKDEGDGGDQVFFQGHASPGIYARAFLLDRLSEQNLDAFRQEKSKAPYGLSSYPHPRLMPDFWEFPTVSMGLGPIGAIYQARMNRYMEARGIADTSKSHVWAFLGDGEMDEPESLGQLSIAAREGLDNLTFVVNCNLQRLDGPVRGNGKVIQELESIFRGAGWNVIKLIWDRTWDPLLAQDRDGLLVNRMNTTPDGQFQTYATETGAYIRDHFFGDDQRLRTMVEGMTDDQILHLGRGGHDHKKIFAAFSAAKAHKGQPTVILAKTIKGWTLGPNFEGRNATHQMKKLTVDDLKRFRDRLHLPIADKDLDSGPPPYYHPGRDSEEIQYMHDRRKGLGGYVPTRVVRSQPLALPDDKTYATVKKGSGHQSIATTMAFVRLLKDLMRDKELGKRFVLIAPDEYRTFGMDSFFPSAKIYNPLGQQYESVDRDLLLAYKESPQGQMLHDGISEAGCTASLIAAGSAYATHGEPLIPVYVFYSMFGFQRTGDQFWQMSDQLARGFVLGATAGRTTLTGEGLQHADGHSQLLASTNPGCVAYDPAYSYEIAHIVKDGLRRMYGGDAEHPHGEDVFYYLTVYNEPIQHPAEPDNVDVEGILKGVHRLSEGTAGSIPAQIMASGVAVPWAVEAQKILAEEWNVKADVWSATSWNELRREAVACEEHNLLHPEEEQRVPYVTRKLSGAEGPFVAVSDWMRSVPDQIARWVPGTYQSLGADGFGFADTRGAARRFFHIDAQSIVVGVLTELAKEGKVDRSALKQAIDRYQLLDVSAADPGAAGGDA
- a CDS encoding DUF3052 domain-containing protein gives rise to the protein MSATADHAEERTSPAVRLGFQPEQVVQEIGFDDDVDQELREAIEEVIGSQLVDEEYDDVADAVVLWFRDEDGDLTDALVDATTYIEEGGSILLLTPKTGRDGYVEPSDISEAATTAGLSASKSVSVGKDWSGSRLVTPKAAKTKK